A single genomic interval of Corylus avellana chromosome ca10, CavTom2PMs-1.0 harbors:
- the LOC132163047 gene encoding putative respiratory burst oxidase homolog protein H has product MVSGNVSDTAAGEESSIWILESIGVDQMVDVPTDNNDVAAADHHTTMNGTTSLKKSNSSARKRNGVVVPRMGRMTSGATRGLKSLRFLDRTTTGKEADAWRCIERRFNQHAVDGRLSRDKFGTCIGMGAESKDFAGELYDALARRRKMSAANGIALEELRIYWEDMTNQDIDSRLQIFFDMCDKNGDGKLSEDEVKEVIVLSASANKLGNLKKQAAEYAALIMEELDPDHQGYIEMWQLETLLRGMVSSDESNKLSKKTQTLTRAMIPKKYRTPVSKFLSKTTELIHENWKRIWMITLWLTINLVLFFWKFNQYRHRGAFQVMGYCICIAKGAAETLKFNMALILLPVCRKTLTKLRSTFLSSLIPFDDNINFHKLISLAIAIGISVHTITHVSCDFPRLITCPKEKFMTVLGSNFSYKQPSYMGLLESIPGLTGILMIIIMAFSFTLATHSFRRNVIKLPWPFHHLAGFNAFWYAHHLLALAYILLAIHGYFLFLTKDWHSKTTWMYLIVPVLFYASERISITINERNHRVNIIKAIIYTGNVLALYMSKPPGFKYKSGMYLFVNCPDISNFEWHPFSITSAPGDDYLSVHIRTLGDWTRELKNRFAQVCEPQSTQVRRGSLMRMETRAHPNYEHSQSGYPRILIKGPYGAPAQNYKKYDILLLVGLGIGATPFISIIKDLLNNIKPNDLEADPIHSNLAGANKKCPERAYFYWVTREQGSFEWFKGVMDDIAEYDHNHVIEMHNYLTSVYEEGDARSALIAMVQQLQHAKNGVDVVSESRIRTHFARPNWKKVFSDLATAHPSSRIGVFYCGSHTLTKSLKKLCQEFSLNSSTRFHFHKENF; this is encoded by the exons ATGGTGTCCGGGAACGTTTCCGACACGGCGGCCGGCGAGGAGTCATCGATATGGATTCTTGAAAGCATCGGCGTTGATCAAATGGTGGATGTTCCTACGGACAACAACGACGTAGCAGCAGCTGATCATCATACAACCATGAATGGAACGACGTCGTTGAAGAAAAGCAATAGCAGCGCAAGAAAGAGGAATGGGGTGGTGGTCCCCAGGATGGGAAGGATGACATCAGGAGCGACAAGAGGGCTTAAGAGCTTACGTTTCCTCGACAGGACAACAACCGGGAAGGAAGCCGATGCATGGAGGTGCATTGAGAGGCGGTTCAATCAGCATGCAGTTGATGGGAGGCTCTCCAGAGACAAATTTGGAACCTGCATTG GAATGGGAGCAGAATCGAAGGACTTTGCCGGGGAATTATACGATGCCTTGGCTAGGCGCAGGAAGATGAGCGCAGCAAATGGGATTGCTCTCGAAGAGTTGAGAATCTATTGGGAAGACATGACAAATCAAGACATCGATTCCCGGCTTCAAATATTCTTTGACAT GTGTGACAAGAATGGGGATGGGAAACTGTCAGAGGATGAGGTGAAGGAG GTTATAGTTTTGAGCGCCTCCGCAAACAAGCTAGGAAATCTTAAAAAGCAAGCCGCGGAATATGCAGCTTTGATAATGGAAGAACTTGATCCTGATCATCAAGGGTATATAGAG ATGTGGCAGCTAGAGACACTATTAAGGGGAATGGTGAGCTCAGATGAAAGTAACAAGCTTTCCAAGAAGACGCAAACTCTAACAAGAGCCATGATCCCCAAGAAATACAGAACTCCTGTCAGCAAATTCCTATCAAAAACCACAGAACTTATCCATGAGAATTGGAAGAGAATATGGATGATCACATTGTGGTTAACCATAAACTTGGTCCTTTTTTTCTGGAAATTCAACCAATACAGGCACAGAGGGGCATTCCAAGTCATGGGATATTGCATCTGCATTGCCAAGGGTGCTGCTGAGACTCTCAAGTTCAACATGGCTCTCATTCTCCTTCCTGTTTGTAGAAAAACTCTTACTAAGCTTAGGTCAACCTTTCTCAGTAGTTTAATTCCCTTTGATGATAATATAAACTTCCACAAGTTAATATCCCTGGCAATAGCAATTGGGATTTCTGTCCATACAATAACCCATGTGAGTTGTGATTTTCCAAGATTGATTACATGTCCAAAAGAGAAATTCATGACAGTTCTTGGATCCAATTTCAGTTACAAGCAGCCAAGTTACATGGGGTTGCTGGAAAGTATCCCAGGTCTAACAGGAATTCTAATGATTATTATAATGGCCTTCTCCTTCACTTTGGCAACACATTCGTTTAGAAGAAATGTCATCAAGCTTCCATGGCCATTCCACCATTTGGCAGGGTTCAATGCCTTCTGGTATGCACACCATTTGCTGGCTCTGGCCTATATCCTCTTGGCCATACATGGCTATTTCCTGTTCCTCACAAAGGACTGGCACAGTAAGACG ACATGGATGTATCTCATTGTCCCTGTACTATTCTATGCTAGCGAGAGAATTTCTATAACAATTAACGAAAGGAATCATCGTGTCAACATCATTAAG GCCATCATATACACAGGAAATGTTTTAGCACTATACATGAGCAAACCTCCAGGATTCAAGTACAAAAGTGGAATGTACCTTTTTGTCAATTGCCCAgatatatcaaattttgaatg GCATCCTTTCTCCATCACTTCAGCTCCAGGAGATGACTACTTGAGTGTCCACATACGGACCTTGGGGGACTGGACTAGAGAGCTTAAAAACAGATTTGCACAG GTCTGTGAACCCCAAAGTACGCAGGTAAGAAGAGGAAGTCTCATGAGAATGGAAACTAGAGCGCATCCAAACTACGAACATTCACAATCAGG ATATCCAAGGATCCTCATAAAGGGACCATATGGAGCCCCGGCTCAGAATTACAAGAAGTATGACATCCTTTTGCTCGTAGGTCTAGGCATTGGGGCTACTCCATTCATCAGCATTATAAAAGATCTCTTAAATAACATCAAGCCAAATGACCTTGAAGCT GATCCAATACACAGCAATTTGGCTGGGGCAAATAAGAAGTGCCCTGAAAGAGCATACTTTTACTGGGTAACCAGGGAGCAAGGATCCTTTGAATGGTTTAAAGGAGTCATGGATGATATTGCAGAGTACGACCACAAT CATGTAATAGAAATGCACAACTACCTGACAAGTGTGTATGAAGAAGGAGATGCCCGGTCTGCCCTTATTGCCATGGTACAACAACTGCAACATGCTAAGAATGGAGTTGATGTTGTCTCTGAGAGTCGG ATACGAACCCATTTTGCAAGGCCCAACTGGAAGAAAGTCTTTTCTGACTTGGCAACTGCACACCCATCTTCTCGGATAG GTGTATTCTATTGTGGCAGTCATACGCTTACCAAATCACTAAAGAAGCTCTGCCAAGAATTTAGCCTAAACTCATCAACTCGCTTCCACTTTCACAAGGAGAACTTCTAG
- the LOC132163048 gene encoding uncharacterized protein LOC132163048: protein MGGMEDTKERLDRTVANGEWCSLFPNVEVFVMARRSSHHNPIIISFGPMGSSGRQRNRQFRFEARWTKLDGYEDTIKRVWRAKARDENPWTRVKSNLSSCQHSLKVWVKKQVLSNEEIIRRKTAILEELQTKPREPNHQAEEEIKAELHGLLEQEDLKWRQRAKVEWLKNGDWNTKYFHACAKQRMRRNQVTSIKDALDRVCDSPAAVGDAFVSFFKTLLTLAKLSGMEECTSAIKSKVTFHMNQNLTREFTTSEVNQALD, encoded by the coding sequence ATGGGAGGCATGGAAGATACAAAGGAAAGACTGGATAGGACAGTTGCCAATGGAGAATGGTGCTCACTTTTCCCTAATGTGGAAGTCTTTGTCATGGCTAGACGAAGTTCGCATCACAACcccattattatttcttttggtCCGATGGGCAGTTCTGGAAGGCAGAGAAATAGGCAATTCCGTTTTGAGGCAAGATGGACCAAACTAGATGGATACGAAGATACAATTAAGCGTGTTTGGAGGGCAAAAGCAAGGGATGAAAATCCTTGGACAAGGGTCAAAAGCAACCTTTCTTCCTGCCAACATTCTTTGAAGGTATGGGTGAAAAAGCAGGTGCTGTCTAATGAGGAAATAATTCGACGGAAAACTGCAATTTTAGAAGAGTTGCAAACTAAGCCAAGAGAGCCGAACCACCAAGCTGAGGAAGAGATTAAAGCTGAATTGCATGGGTTGTTGGAACAAGAAGATCTTAAATGGAGACAAAGAGCTAAGGTGGAGTGGTTAAAAAATGGGGACtggaatacaaaatattttcatgcgTGTGCCAAACAACGTATGAGGAGGAATCAGGTGACTTCTATTAAGGATGCTCTCGATCGTGTATGTGATTCGCCAGCTGCTGTGGGTGAtgcttttgttagttttttcaaaactttactTACATTAGCCAAGCTGAGTGGTATGGAGGAGTGCACCAGTGCAATTAAGAGCAAGGTGACATTTCATATGAACCAAAATTTGACAAGAGAATTTACGACAAGTGAAGTGAATCAAGCCCTTGATTAG